One stretch of Rosistilla oblonga DNA includes these proteins:
- a CDS encoding type III pantothenate kinase: protein MSSRFRVAVDVGNSSIKIAYHPPGMTADASDLRVVRVSLTGADWQTQLADLTSAFPQSDNTVQWLLASVNSVGCDRLSGWIETHRAADRVRVIDRSDVGIETDVRMPQRVGIDRLLAAQSAFRLAGDRSAIVIDAGTTVTVDLVASPGVFRGGAILPGLGLQFRALHEATDKLPRLEPPDDLASLESPGRDTQAAMELGVASGIVGAIDRLVESFQSTCDVSQIFLTGGDAGRLSPAIRSPHRVVVDMPLRGLYGIELADSSSL from the coding sequence GTGAGCAGTCGCTTTCGCGTCGCGGTGGATGTTGGGAATTCCTCGATCAAAATTGCCTACCATCCGCCGGGCATGACCGCGGACGCCAGCGACTTGCGTGTCGTCAGAGTCTCGTTGACAGGAGCCGATTGGCAGACGCAGCTGGCAGATCTGACCAGCGCGTTTCCGCAATCCGACAACACGGTCCAGTGGCTGCTAGCCAGCGTCAATTCGGTCGGCTGCGATCGCTTGTCGGGTTGGATCGAAACACACCGCGCCGCCGATCGAGTGCGCGTGATCGATCGCAGCGATGTCGGAATCGAAACCGATGTTCGGATGCCGCAGCGGGTCGGAATCGACCGTCTGCTGGCCGCCCAAAGCGCCTTCCGGCTGGCCGGCGACCGATCGGCGATCGTGATCGACGCCGGGACGACTGTCACCGTCGATCTCGTTGCGTCGCCGGGCGTCTTTCGCGGCGGAGCGATCCTGCCGGGCTTGGGGCTGCAGTTTCGCGCCCTTCACGAAGCGACCGATAAGCTGCCGCGGCTAGAACCTCCCGACGACTTGGCCTCCCTGGAATCGCCGGGCCGCGACACGCAAGCCGCGATGGAACTGGGCGTTGCGTCGGGGATCGTTGGTGCGATCGATCGGTTGGTCGAATCGTTTCAATCGACCTGCGACGTGTCGCAGATCTTCTTGACCGGTGGCGATGCCGGCCGCTTGTCTCCGGCGATCCGCAGCCCGCATCGCGTCGTCGTCGACATGCCGCTGCGTGGACTGTACGGTATCGAACTCGCGGATTCCTCATCGCTATGA
- the rpmA gene encoding 50S ribosomal protein L27 — MAHKKGQGSSRNGRDSNAQRRGVKKFGGEKVAPGNIIIRQVGTKVHPGRGVGMGNDYTLFALIDGVIKFDREGRRVNVVDAA; from the coding sequence ATGGCGCATAAAAAGGGACAAGGCTCCAGCCGTAACGGTCGCGATAGCAACGCACAACGTCGCGGAGTCAAGAAGTTTGGTGGTGAAAAGGTCGCTCCAGGCAACATCATCATTCGTCAAGTTGGCACCAAGGTGCACCCAGGACGTGGCGTTGGCATGGGCAACGACTACACGCTGTTTGCGTTGATCGACGGCGTGATCAAATTCGACCGCGAAGGTCGCCGTGTCAACGTTGTTGACGCTGCATAG
- a CDS encoding DUF2752 domain-containing protein, protein MCLFAMLATAAWLRPASAGLGTHHQLGLPPCSFRVLLGMRCPACGMTTSWSHYVRGQWVSSLHANPGGFMLAVLATVVGVGAVRVGYTGRPADPQQTWLIAIGLIGAMSVALVDWIVRLV, encoded by the coding sequence ATGTGTTTATTCGCAATGCTGGCAACCGCCGCTTGGCTGCGTCCCGCTTCGGCGGGGCTGGGAACTCATCACCAGCTCGGATTGCCTCCTTGTTCATTTCGTGTGTTGTTGGGAATGCGTTGCCCGGCCTGTGGTATGACGACATCGTGGTCGCACTACGTTCGTGGGCAATGGGTTTCCAGCCTCCACGCGAATCCAGGCGGATTTATGCTGGCGGTGCTAGCAACGGTGGTCGGCGTGGGTGCCGTCCGCGTTGGATACACCGGCCGGCCGGCCGATCCGCAACAGACCTGGTTGATTGCAATCGGTTTGATCGGTGCGATGTCGGTCGCCTTGGTCGACTGGATTGTGCGGCTCGTTTGA
- a CDS encoding sialidase family protein, which produces MMDPISRRSLLAASAAGVLVSQTGRLFAADEAPGIDVDPIRTISLQSDRYHGWPTLLRTRDGELLVVCSGGRDSHVCPMGRVELIRSDDDGKTWTYARTILDGPLDDRDAGIVETAKGTLLVTTFTSMAYQPNYEKAVAAAEAGTPYPLAGAQLERWKGAHRRVAEGEHESHLGCWMIRSEDGGLNWSPAYRVPVNSPHGPIALQSGRLFYAGVALWEEGRKVAAYTSDDDGLTWQWIADIPTRDGDEGSKYHELHAVEAADGRLIVQIRNHNKANAGETLQTQSTDGGKTWTSPKSIGIWGLPSHLLRLSDDRLLMTYGHRRKPLGNQARISDDNGETWSPPMLIQADASSGDLGYPSTVELAPGSFATVWYEKLPDSSNAQLRLATWRLK; this is translated from the coding sequence ATGATGGATCCCATTTCCCGCCGCTCGTTATTAGCCGCCTCGGCCGCTGGCGTTTTGGTCAGCCAAACCGGGCGACTGTTTGCCGCCGATGAAGCCCCTGGGATCGATGTCGATCCGATTCGCACGATCAGTCTGCAGAGCGATCGCTACCATGGCTGGCCGACGCTGCTGCGGACTCGCGACGGCGAACTGTTGGTCGTTTGTTCGGGTGGCCGCGACAGCCACGTCTGTCCGATGGGACGCGTCGAACTGATTCGATCCGACGACGACGGGAAGACATGGACCTATGCCCGAACCATTTTGGATGGTCCGCTGGACGATCGCGACGCGGGAATTGTGGAGACTGCCAAAGGGACTCTGTTGGTGACCACGTTTACTTCGATGGCCTACCAACCGAATTACGAAAAAGCGGTTGCGGCCGCCGAAGCGGGCACTCCGTATCCGCTGGCCGGGGCTCAGTTGGAACGCTGGAAGGGAGCTCACCGACGTGTTGCCGAAGGAGAACATGAATCGCATCTGGGATGTTGGATGATCCGCAGCGAGGATGGTGGGCTGAACTGGTCTCCCGCCTACCGCGTGCCCGTCAACAGTCCCCACGGGCCGATCGCGCTGCAAAGCGGACGCTTGTTTTACGCAGGCGTTGCGCTCTGGGAAGAAGGCCGGAAAGTTGCCGCCTACACTTCCGACGACGACGGTTTAACGTGGCAATGGATCGCCGATATCCCCACGCGCGACGGAGACGAAGGATCGAAGTACCACGAACTGCACGCCGTCGAAGCGGCCGACGGACGCTTGATCGTTCAGATCCGCAATCACAACAAAGCCAATGCGGGCGAAACGCTGCAAACGCAATCGACCGATGGCGGCAAGACCTGGACATCTCCCAAATCGATCGGCATCTGGGGCCTGCCATCGCACCTGCTGCGTCTGTCCGACGATCGGTTGTTGATGACCTATGGCCATCGCCGCAAGCCGCTGGGGAACCAAGCTCGGATCAGCGACGACAACGGCGAAACATGGTCGCCGCCGATGCTGATTCAAGCCGACGCAAGCTCCGGCGATCTCGGCTACCCATCGACAGTCGAACTGGCGCCGGGATCGTTTGCCACGGTCTGGTACGAAAAGCTTCCCGACAGCTCCAATGCTCAACTTCGTCTGGCCACCTGGCGTCTCAAATAG
- a CDS encoding GTPase, producing the protein MNASGNDAALQTCVLTPIGRGAIATVAVRGATAAEIVGKYFCPNAGSSHLPIDRIRYGVWSREPDGEIGESIVVCATSETEVEIHCHGGRAAVEAIVGDLVASGAERIGGDSWLQGRSDNFWSSECQLALAATQTPTTAGIVLDQIRGALATATQAAIEQLRSANLEAASQAIQTLIDRAPLGRGASKPFRVVIAGPPNVGKSSLLNRLLGYDRAIAYDQPGTTRDVLSARTTLGGWTIELRDTAGIHETAEAIEREGVQSARREVQSADAVLIVVDASVGWTPEHDEIAKLVPDPIRVWNKADLIDVEAMPDAAEKIFSSTLSQAGIDDLIAAILQQLIPLPHAAGMAVPITDRQLDCLQEAQAAIASSDATSAAVHLQRLLRG; encoded by the coding sequence ATGAACGCTTCGGGCAACGACGCTGCATTGCAAACCTGTGTCCTGACGCCGATCGGCCGCGGCGCGATCGCGACGGTTGCGGTGCGTGGTGCCACGGCCGCCGAGATCGTTGGCAAATACTTTTGCCCCAACGCGGGAAGTTCTCACCTGCCGATCGATCGAATTCGATATGGCGTCTGGAGCCGGGAGCCCGATGGCGAGATCGGCGAATCGATCGTCGTTTGTGCGACAAGCGAGACCGAAGTCGAAATCCATTGCCATGGCGGCCGCGCGGCGGTCGAAGCGATCGTCGGCGATCTCGTCGCGTCGGGAGCGGAACGGATCGGCGGCGACAGCTGGCTTCAGGGGCGATCGGACAACTTTTGGAGCAGCGAGTGCCAGCTCGCGCTGGCTGCCACGCAGACGCCAACGACTGCGGGAATTGTTTTGGATCAAATCCGCGGCGCGCTGGCGACAGCGACCCAAGCGGCGATCGAACAACTTCGATCGGCGAACCTTGAAGCCGCGAGCCAGGCGATTCAAACTCTAATCGATCGAGCGCCGCTGGGACGCGGCGCTAGCAAGCCGTTTCGCGTCGTGATCGCTGGACCGCCAAACGTCGGCAAAAGTAGTCTATTGAACCGGTTGCTCGGCTACGATCGCGCGATCGCCTACGATCAACCAGGGACGACGCGCGACGTATTGTCTGCCCGCACAACGCTTGGCGGTTGGACGATCGAGCTGCGCGATACCGCGGGGATCCACGAGACTGCAGAGGCGATCGAACGCGAGGGAGTCCAATCGGCTCGCCGCGAAGTCCAATCGGCCGATGCCGTTTTGATCGTCGTCGACGCATCGGTCGGCTGGACGCCCGAGCACGACGAGATCGCCAAGCTGGTTCCGGATCCGATTCGAGTTTGGAACAAAGCCGATCTGATCGATGTTGAAGCGATGCCGGATGCGGCGGAAAAGATCTTTAGCAGCACGCTATCGCAGGCGGGAATCGACGACCTGATCGCAGCGATCCTGCAGCAATTGATTCCGCTGCCGCACGCGGCTGGAATGGCGGTGCCGATCACCGATCGGCAGCTTGATTGTCTGCAAGAGGCTCAGGCTGCGATCGCATCGAGCGACGCGACCTCCGCGGCGGTTCACTTGCAGCGGCTGCTGCGTGGATAG
- a CDS encoding polyketide synthase: protein MPEPNHSSSIHPQLQAVLGRLRSMVRKYIVADFVLTALVAIGAAFWGGLLLDYGPILLGGLEMPRSARILLLVALFVVLVVLAIRLLGERLSAKLPDESLALLLERQHPELGERLMTSVQLVRAESNLDAHSRPLYEHVRREAAQMSDELEINRVFQWRPLIHKAIAAGVMLLAVIVFALATPSIASHAISRLLTLSDDPWPRKAKLEMVGVEVPIVTFADPDSSAPPEIKLLTFEDRSLRLARGGSATLRVRAMAEDRVVPELCTVHYETASGQRGQANMRRVGGQRNGYQEFSLDGPPLDGLAEDVRFTVRGLDDRLSDFEVVVVDPPAVAQLEIQCRYPEYLRDPQNTSDAADLVVNYAPGLRIREGSDLKVIGNSSKPLSRVDVMLRSVDGDGEVQSAKVADDGMSFSLSLPDFSEDQTLLLLPVDRQQISAGAPFRFFLGVVNDQPPEVSLNLVGIGSAITPVAKLPFVGTVKDDYELSRTEIALAPASQQNTQPVLRDIQPQRDGSFEGQVDLRALVADDMMKSMAPGERLNMFAEATDRYSLADRHVTQSDLYGLDVVSPEELLGRLERRELGLRARLEQSIDEIRQLRDVLKTISGDDWQAVDSATSAAQDEGEETLRAEQLRVLRIQQSSLQANKTSEELTGIAAALGDIILEMENNRVDSVDRRQRITSQVQQPLENVVGGELKSLRDLIDQLSRVARDPDNGPDLAVQSVDAAEEVLLRLTAILDSMLDLESYNEILDIVRDLIDRQNRLIDETKDEQKRRVLDLFKPQ from the coding sequence ATGCCTGAACCAAATCACTCATCATCGATTCATCCTCAATTGCAAGCTGTCCTGGGGCGGCTGCGATCGATGGTGCGCAAGTACATTGTCGCCGACTTTGTGCTGACGGCGTTGGTCGCCATCGGAGCCGCCTTCTGGGGCGGGCTGCTGTTGGATTACGGTCCGATCCTGCTGGGCGGATTGGAGATGCCGCGGTCGGCTCGGATCCTGTTGCTGGTCGCCTTGTTTGTCGTGCTCGTGGTGTTGGCGATACGTTTGTTAGGCGAACGCTTGTCGGCCAAACTGCCCGATGAGAGTCTCGCGTTGTTGCTGGAACGCCAACATCCCGAACTGGGCGAACGCTTGATGACCAGCGTTCAATTGGTTCGCGCCGAATCGAATCTCGACGCCCACTCGCGTCCGCTGTACGAACACGTTCGCCGCGAAGCCGCTCAGATGAGCGACGAATTGGAGATCAACCGGGTCTTCCAATGGCGACCGCTGATCCACAAAGCGATCGCGGCGGGAGTGATGCTGTTAGCCGTAATCGTATTCGCTCTAGCAACTCCTTCGATCGCCTCGCACGCGATCTCCCGGCTGCTGACCTTGAGCGACGATCCCTGGCCGCGGAAAGCCAAGCTGGAGATGGTTGGGGTCGAAGTCCCGATCGTAACGTTTGCCGATCCCGATTCGTCGGCGCCGCCAGAAATCAAGCTGCTGACATTTGAAGATCGCAGCCTGCGACTGGCTCGCGGTGGTTCGGCCACCTTGCGAGTCCGCGCGATGGCCGAAGATCGCGTCGTCCCCGAACTGTGCACCGTGCACTACGAAACCGCATCGGGACAGCGCGGCCAAGCGAACATGCGCCGCGTCGGTGGTCAGCGAAACGGGTACCAAGAGTTTTCGCTCGATGGGCCGCCGCTGGATGGACTGGCCGAAGATGTTCGCTTCACAGTCCGCGGCTTGGACGACCGGTTGAGCGATTTTGAGGTCGTCGTCGTCGATCCGCCAGCGGTCGCACAGCTGGAGATTCAGTGTCGCTATCCCGAATACCTCCGCGATCCGCAAAACACTTCCGACGCCGCTGACCTGGTCGTCAATTACGCACCGGGGCTGCGAATCCGCGAGGGTTCCGATTTAAAAGTCATCGGCAACAGCAGCAAACCGTTGTCGCGAGTCGACGTGATGTTGCGATCGGTCGACGGCGATGGAGAGGTCCAATCGGCGAAGGTGGCCGACGATGGAATGAGCTTCTCGCTGTCGCTGCCCGATTTTTCCGAGGACCAAACTCTGCTGTTGCTGCCTGTCGATCGCCAGCAGATCAGCGCTGGCGCTCCGTTTCGCTTCTTCCTGGGTGTCGTCAACGATCAACCGCCAGAGGTCTCGCTGAATCTTGTCGGCATCGGTTCGGCGATCACTCCGGTCGCGAAGCTCCCCTTTGTGGGAACCGTGAAAGACGACTATGAACTCAGTCGCACCGAGATCGCTCTGGCGCCCGCTTCACAACAAAACACTCAACCGGTACTGCGAGACATCCAACCGCAGCGAGACGGATCGTTTGAAGGCCAAGTCGACCTGCGAGCTCTGGTGGCCGACGACATGATGAAGTCGATGGCTCCCGGCGAGCGTTTAAATATGTTTGCCGAAGCGACCGATCGCTACAGCTTGGCTGATCGGCACGTCACGCAAAGCGACCTGTATGGTTTGGATGTCGTTTCGCCCGAGGAGCTGCTGGGCCGACTCGAGCGCCGCGAATTGGGGCTGCGAGCGAGATTAGAACAATCGATCGACGAGATCCGTCAACTGCGGGACGTCTTAAAAACGATCTCCGGCGATGACTGGCAAGCTGTCGATTCGGCGACGTCGGCCGCTCAAGATGAGGGCGAGGAAACGTTGCGAGCCGAGCAATTGCGGGTCCTGCGGATTCAGCAATCGTCGCTACAAGCCAACAAAACCAGTGAAGAACTGACCGGCATCGCCGCCGCGTTGGGCGATATCATTCTCGAGATGGAAAACAATCGCGTCGATTCGGTCGACCGACGCCAGCGGATTACTAGCCAGGTACAGCAACCGCTGGAAAACGTGGTCGGCGGGGAATTGAAGTCGCTGCGCGATCTGATCGATCAACTGAGCCGCGTCGCCCGCGATCCCGACAACGGACCGGATTTGGCAGTGCAATCGGTCGACGCGGCTGAAGAAGTTCTGTTGCGATTGACGGCAATCCTTGACAGCATGTTAGACTTGGAAAGCTACAATGAGATCTTGGATATCGTCCGCGACTTGATCGACCGGCAGAACCGCTTGATCGATGAAACGAAGGATGAACAGAAACGCCGCGTGTTGGATCTGTTCAAGCCACAGTAG
- a CDS encoding zinc metallopeptidase, with product MAVTEMYFDPIWFLFVIPPMLLAMFAQWRVKSAYHEMSQMPARMTGFQAARAMLDSAGLQQIGIEQTPGELSDHYDPRAKVLRLSSNVYGGNSMAAVGIACHEAGHAMQDAMHYAPLVIRNAAVPAANIGSGLGGTVAMVGLAFSLQPLVWVGVIAFAAVAFFQVINLPVEFDASNRAKHQLVAQGIIAERDLPFVSKVLNAAALTYVAATLQSLMTLAYFLFRALGDRR from the coding sequence TTGGCAGTTACCGAAATGTACTTCGATCCGATTTGGTTTTTGTTTGTCATCCCGCCGATGCTGTTGGCAATGTTTGCCCAGTGGCGGGTTAAAAGCGCTTACCATGAAATGAGCCAGATGCCGGCGCGGATGACCGGTTTCCAAGCCGCTCGCGCCATGCTCGATTCGGCCGGACTGCAACAGATCGGCATCGAACAGACACCGGGCGAATTGTCGGATCACTACGATCCGCGAGCCAAGGTGTTGCGTCTGAGCAGCAACGTCTATGGTGGCAATTCGATGGCCGCCGTGGGTATCGCTTGCCACGAAGCCGGCCACGCGATGCAAGATGCGATGCATTACGCCCCCTTGGTGATCCGCAACGCTGCGGTGCCCGCGGCGAACATCGGTTCGGGGCTGGGCGGCACAGTCGCCATGGTCGGTCTGGCCTTTAGTTTGCAACCGCTGGTCTGGGTGGGAGTGATCGCGTTTGCAGCGGTTGCCTTTTTCCAAGTCATCAACTTGCCCGTCGAGTTTGACGCCAGCAACCGCGCCAAACATCAACTGGTCGCCCAGGGAATCATTGCCGAACGCGACTTGCCGTTTGTCTCCAAAGTGCTCAACGCCGCGGCGCTGACCTACGTTGCCGCCACGTTGCAGTCGCTGATGACGCTGGCCTACTTCCTGTTCCGAGCTCTCGGCGACCGACGCTAG
- a CDS encoding CynX/NimT family MFS transporter, producing the protein MNLLLLVGILLVAVNLRPALASVGPLVEEIRQSTSLSSSQLGLLTTLPLIAFGVISTLTPLFTRRLGIGGTLLGALALLAFGIAIRYVAWLPALYFGTLCLGIAIAFGNVLLPSITKRNFAANSGFVTSLYSSGMALGASMAAGLSIPLANGLGLGWRGALGIWAIPAAIAFVAWLPQVRRLTRSEPNRSFAKAMKDLGGSRLAWQVAFFMGLQSLTYYAVLAWLPAILISRGYDASFSGWMLSLSQGMGIVGSLIIPTIAGRKPDQRGIMWFLASVEAVGLVGLIASPAGWIAIWVSLIGLVLGGSFGLALLFIVLRTRHPETATELSGMAQSIGYLIAGTGPLLFGSLFDLTGAWTCSILFLMAVAVLKLAMGLGAAAARTVD; encoded by the coding sequence ATGAATCTGTTGTTGCTCGTCGGCATCCTGCTTGTCGCTGTCAATCTTCGGCCGGCGTTGGCGAGTGTTGGTCCTTTGGTTGAAGAGATCCGGCAATCGACAAGCCTGTCCAGTTCGCAATTGGGGTTGCTGACGACGCTGCCGTTGATCGCGTTTGGTGTCATATCGACCCTAACCCCGCTGTTCACGCGGCGTTTGGGGATCGGCGGTACGTTGCTCGGAGCGTTGGCGTTGCTGGCCTTCGGGATCGCGATCCGATACGTCGCGTGGCTCCCCGCCTTGTATTTTGGGACGCTCTGTCTGGGGATTGCGATCGCGTTTGGGAACGTGCTGCTGCCTAGCATCACGAAACGCAACTTTGCCGCGAATTCCGGGTTTGTCACAAGTCTCTATTCGAGCGGGATGGCGTTGGGTGCGTCGATGGCCGCGGGGTTGAGTATTCCGTTGGCCAACGGATTGGGGCTCGGTTGGCGCGGGGCGCTGGGGATCTGGGCGATTCCGGCCGCGATCGCTTTTGTGGCGTGGTTGCCGCAGGTTCGTCGGTTGACGAGATCGGAGCCGAATCGAAGCTTTGCAAAAGCGATGAAAGATTTGGGCGGGTCGCGATTGGCTTGGCAGGTCGCCTTTTTTATGGGCCTGCAATCGCTCACCTACTACGCGGTCTTGGCGTGGTTGCCAGCGATCTTGATCAGCCGAGGGTATGACGCATCGTTTTCGGGCTGGATGCTCTCGCTGTCGCAAGGGATGGGGATCGTCGGTTCGTTGATCATTCCCACCATCGCGGGACGCAAGCCGGACCAGCGTGGCATTATGTGGTTCCTCGCCTCGGTGGAGGCGGTCGGACTTGTTGGGTTGATAGCCAGTCCGGCGGGCTGGATCGCGATCTGGGTTTCGTTGATCGGTCTTGTTTTGGGCGGATCGTTTGGGTTGGCCCTGCTGTTTATCGTGCTGCGAACTCGCCACCCAGAGACTGCGACCGAGTTGTCGGGGATGGCCCAGTCGATCGGCTATTTGATCGCCGGGACAGGTCCCCTGCTGTTCGGCAGCCTGTTCGATTTGACGGGAGCCTGGACTTGCTCGATTCTCTTTCTGATGGCGGTTGCAGTCCTGAAGCTGGCGATGGGCTTGGGAGCTGCCGCCGCGCGAACTGTCGATTAG
- the obgE gene encoding GTPase ObgE — translation MFVDRVEIEVTGGKGGDGCMSFRKEKFVPRGGPDGGDGGGGGSVILVARDGVNNLNDFAGRKFWKAERGSHGSGAKRTGRHGADMVLYVPPGTTIIDAEHGFVIKDMIDIDDTVVVARGGKAGKGNTSFKSATNQAPRERTVGELGEVRNLILELKSIADVGLIGMPNAGKSTLLSRLSQARPEIANYPFTTKHPNLGQVKVDRDRSFILADIPGLIEGAHEGVGLGHEFLRHVERAGILVHLVEPEPSDGTDPVENYRSIRHELTEYTSQLSERPEIVAVTKCELPAADEVCQRMAEVVDQRVHRISAMTGEGLKDLLEAVSAELLKRHQLPTASSNMVAPEEPKPKRVPPHLAGPTSKLSNEVQAHDYVHEEESP, via the coding sequence ATGTTCGTTGATCGCGTTGAAATCGAAGTAACCGGCGGCAAAGGGGGCGATGGCTGCATGAGCTTCCGCAAAGAGAAGTTCGTCCCCCGCGGCGGACCCGATGGCGGAGATGGCGGCGGCGGCGGAAGCGTGATCCTGGTCGCTCGCGATGGCGTCAACAACCTCAACGACTTTGCAGGACGCAAGTTCTGGAAGGCCGAACGTGGAAGCCATGGCTCGGGAGCCAAACGGACGGGCCGACATGGTGCCGATATGGTGCTTTACGTTCCGCCGGGAACAACGATCATCGACGCCGAGCACGGGTTTGTGATCAAGGACATGATCGACATCGACGACACCGTCGTCGTGGCCCGCGGCGGCAAAGCTGGCAAGGGGAACACGTCGTTCAAGTCGGCGACCAACCAGGCGCCCCGAGAGCGCACCGTGGGCGAATTGGGAGAGGTCCGCAATCTGATCCTGGAGCTTAAATCGATCGCCGACGTCGGCCTAATCGGGATGCCCAACGCCGGAAAAAGCACATTGTTGAGCCGGTTGAGCCAGGCGCGGCCGGAGATCGCCAATTATCCATTCACGACCAAACATCCCAACCTGGGGCAGGTGAAAGTCGATCGCGATCGATCGTTCATCCTGGCCGATATCCCCGGTTTGATCGAAGGGGCTCACGAAGGGGTTGGGCTGGGACACGAGTTCTTGCGGCACGTCGAGCGGGCCGGAATCCTTGTCCACTTGGTCGAGCCCGAGCCGTCCGACGGGACTGATCCCGTTGAAAACTACCGCTCGATTCGTCACGAGCTGACCGAATATACGAGCCAGTTGAGCGAGCGTCCCGAGATCGTTGCCGTCACCAAATGTGAACTCCCTGCGGCCGATGAAGTCTGCCAGCGAATGGCGGAAGTCGTCGACCAACGCGTTCACCGCATCAGTGCGATGACCGGCGAGGGCTTGAAGGATCTGTTGGAGGCGGTTTCGGCTGAACTGCTGAAACGCCATCAATTGCCAACAGCCAGTTCCAACATGGTCGCTCCCGAAGAACCAAAACCGAAGCGCGTGCCGCCGCATCTGGCCGGCCCAACCTCCAAATTGTCAAACGAAGTCCAGGCGCATGACTACGTTCACGAGGAAGAGTCGCCGTGA